The Lycium barbarum isolate Lr01 chromosome 10, ASM1917538v2, whole genome shotgun sequence genome includes a region encoding these proteins:
- the LOC132612825 gene encoding uncharacterized mitochondrial protein AtMg00810-like: MTRPDLDFVVQVLSQYMHDPKQSHLEAALRVVKYIKGTPGVGLFMPSSGGNKLTSYCDSDWGSCIASRKSVTGYVVKFGDTLVSWKSKKQKTVSRSSAEAEFRSMASTVAQITWLFGLFSELGITVATPF; the protein is encoded by the coding sequence ATGACTAGGCCTGATCTTGACTTTGTTGTACAGGTCCTGAGTCAATATATGCATGATCCAAAACAATCTCATTTAGAAGCTGCATTGAGAGTTGTAAAATACATAAAGGGCACACCAGGCGTTGGGTTGTTCATGCCATCTTCAGGAGGAAACAAGCTAACATCATACTGTGACTCAGACTGGGGATCTTGTATAGCATCAAGGAAGTCAGTAACAGGCTATGTGGTAAAATTTGGTGATACTTTAGTTTCATGGAAGTCAAAGAAGCAAAAGACTGTATCTAGAAGTTCTGCTGAGGCTGAGTTCAGAAGTATGGCCTCAACTGTTGCTCAAATTACTTGGTTGTTTGGATTATTCTCAGAGTTAGGAATTACTGTGGCAACACCATTTTAG